The sequence TTTCCTGCTATTCTGATTCAGTCCATAATTTTAGCAATTTTATTccagagaataaaaggaaaaaattggaATTTAAAGTATAACTCACTGTCTTGatctttgaaaatatttttcaatctacaAAATTGGATTCTTGTTTGTTGAGACAAAGGGAGATCTTGTTATGCAACCTTgtgtataaaaatacatattgatTAAAGTTTTATCCAACAAAGATACATGTAAATAATATATTCGATGAATATAATCCAagtcaaatcaataaaaaaaatttgtagaaAGTTACTGTTTTATatcaattattcaaaatatatatttaataaataatgaaaaatttattgattttgtcaaatttaattcaaaatcctatatatatatatatatatatatatatatatatataatttcataactctaatatttataaatttatcattttatttacataGAATGTTAATTAAGagatgattaaatttaattataataaactagATCAACAAATAGGTTCATGTAAATTATTCtataatcactatttcattaaaaaaaaaaaactataatgaaatatttcttgaacaaaaggaaaataaaacaagCAGCCCCCAtggttaatttataaaatatctctAAAAAGGATCTAAgtgaaaatatagaaaacataTAAGAACTCGAATGCACTTTACCACAAGAAAATCATAACGAGTCCATGAGAAGTGTTatcttctcaaaaaaaaaaaaaaaaaaaaaacgggtgCGGGTCGGGCTCTGCAATTCGATTGGTGCCCGGATATTAGAAccctaaattttaaaatttgtgactcttctctctctctcagaaaaaatcaaatcagatgGAGGTCAGCGATTTTGAAGAAGAAACCCTAAAAAAGAGGCATAAGAAGAACCCTTTTACACCATCAATGGGAGAAGTGgtaatttcttattaattatcATTCAAAGCTcaccttttttcaatttttatgctttttttttttgtgattgtaatcttaattttttgtgtGTAAAAAACAGAACTTTATGCAcgaagatgatgataatgacCGGTTAGAAACTGCACGTGCTAGAtgtaagaaaaatgattttttttttaattaaattaaggttGTTTTGTAAGAAACTGAAAGTtgtgtccttttttttattaattagtttcGAATGTAATTAAGAGACATACGGCATTGGCGGAGAGGCTGTCTAGGTGAGAATTGTGTTGATGGTTGTTTGATTAATGGAAATGTTGCTGGGTTTTGAGGATTAaggttgtttttgttgttgttggtttttGACAGGGATTCTGATAAGATGATATTCGAGCGGTTACAGAAAGAATTTGAAGCTGCAAGAGCATCTCAAACGGAAGGTATTTTCTTTTTGAGATAATGCAGTGATTAACAGTTTATTTGTGAGTgatttgattggaaaaaaatgtgcttttcttttgaattattgCAGAGGTTTATTTAGATGGTGAAGAATGGAATGACGGACTGTTAGCTACGATAAGAGAGAGGGTAAACACTGTATTTTCAGTACTTTGTTGGAGGTGGTCGAATTCTGTGGTTCTGAGCACAAGTCATTGTTAAAATAGATGGCTAGAACAATTTACATCTTAAAGCTTGGGTCTTTATGCTCTATATAATGGATAATTCCGTGAGGAATACTTGTTTATTAGTACTCCATCTCGATGGATTTGTTTGTGTGGTTTGTATCATTGTACAGTTATATGTTTGCAGATGGGCGTGAtcaaattgttaatgttttaagtATGCCCTTTTCATCAGGTTCACATGGAGGTTGATAGAAAGGCAATGCTAGCAGAGACGGATATGATACCAAATCATCATGTTGAGGAAAAAATTACATACAGAGTTGGGAATAAGGTAACATTTTCTACTAACAAGGATACGATGCATGGAATGTGCTTCGGGTGTAGgttttgatgaaatttattGCATTGGTCAGTCATTTATcaatcattagtttttttcttaatacaaACAGGTTATTTGTTGTCTGGAGGGGGCAAGAATTGGCATTCAATATGAGACAACTTTTGCAGGTCTGGTGCAaattttcttgtactttattCTAATATGATCACTCTAGTTATGTTATCATCTCATTTTGCATCCAACAACAATTGCTCCACTGCTCATGGTTTTCCATGACTGCACTTGTGAGGTTGgtggttgttttatttttatattgaaaaattactGTGATCTTCTTGGACTGTTCAATTCTCTCGGAGGAGATTGCATGTCAGTTGATGCAACTTAAAAGCTGGttcatttgtttcttccttttccctTCTTTCTTCCAGGAGACCCTTGTGAGCTGTATCATTTGGTGCTTGAGAGCAAGTCATTTCTTGAAAAGATGACTGTCCTTGAACACACAATCCCTTTCTTCCTGCCGCTACGTGAAGCAGAAAATGATCTTCTTTCATCTAATGCGATGGTAAGGTTAGTTGCCAGAGACATCTTTTTGGGTTTGATATTCCTTGGATATTACCCATTAACATTGCTTCTCTTCTCTTGCTTTCAGAGATTTATAGATTACATTGGAGAACTTCTGCAAGCTTATGTGGATAGAAAGGAACAGGTATAGTCCAGTTTACATGATCGTAGTATTTATGTGTTTCTGTTTGAGCTAGCTTCGCTGAGACACTAATCCTTGTTTACCTACAAGCGATTGTCCTACTGCATCTAGTGAATTTTCAATGTTCAATTTGCACAGATCAGCTTAAGTCAGTGTCACCCTTTTTGCCTGGTTTCTGGGGGAACTATCATTGACTCAACTATTCTGGTGAATACTTTAGGAGAAATTTATGAACTTTGTTATAGTTAAGATAAAGGGGGACCACACAAGATCTTATTTGCTGGAGTTCCCTATGAAGCAATTTTCATGCTTAAGCTTGTATCTAAAGTGTAACCCCGTTGGACTCTTTTATTAGATGAAATCTTATTATCAAAGGCTGATATTTTTCAGTCATTACATGCAGCTTCTTATTTCCAGTTTTGCTCTTAGATCTATCTCCATCTTCTTTGTTAGGAATTTATTTGTGCTGGATGTTTGTGAGTAATTTTCTACCtattgtgtgtgtatgtgtgggTGTTTGCAGATGTTTGTCAGGTATTAAGGGTGAAATAACAGATTGAACATCTTACAACACTCATGTGGAGATATTATTTTCTTGGTCTTTGCCCTCTTAATTACTCAATCTCCACAACAAGTGGGCGTACTATTTTTTCAACTGTCCCCTTCCACACCCTGTTGGTGGGATTTGGTCTCTAGTTTTTTATCTGAGATGACAACATAGCATATacattcctttttttctctcttgaacAAACATATAGTTCCTggtaaatttttgtttcttgatgtAATGTGTTCTTCTCCTGGTTCTTCAATTTATCAAGTGTATCACATTGACAAGTTGCAGCTAATCTTTATATCATACATACTTTTGATCGAACAAGATGATCTAATTACTCTAACTCACTTTCTTTCCTATTGTGGTGCAGGTTCGACTTATTAAGGAGTTGTATGGAAATCAAATAGGAGAGCTGTATCATAGCCTACCCTACCACATAATAGAATTTGTACTTGATGATTTTACTTGGTGAGTACTTTTTTACTGCTGCATGCTATAGAATGCTTTTTGTACTTTGTCTATGGTGGTTTGTTTACATAATTTCTTGAGATTGTCGCATTCCTCATCTTTCTTTTTACCAAATTAATCTACATTATACTGTAGCTTACCCAAGGTTCATCGACTCTTTCTCTCGTGTGGTGAACTTTAACTTCACTAACCTTGGAGATATTTTGCAATCCCTTTGTTACTAAAAGGGAACTGTAGCATAATCATTGCATgattggttttttcagtttctatAGCATCAAGGATGAATCCTGTACTACACATATTGGATATGCATCTGCATAGTCTGATGTTTTACTATGCGTTTTATTGTTGCAGCAAGGTAATTGTCAGTCTTAGATATGCAGACCTTGTCTCTGTACTTCCAACTCGGGTCAGAGTCATTGCATGGCCAATTGATCAGTTTAAGAAAAGTGAAGTAATGGGAGCTCACCCGAGTCCAAGTCGCCTATCTTATGCAGAGGATGCCTTGAAAAGTATGAGCTTGCCAGAAGGTGATTTTTACCCTAAAATGTTGAGCTTTCTATTTTCAAGTTGAAACTCAAGACTTGTGCTTATTTTTTCTGTcatcttttatcctcttagtctTCTGAATTGACCAAGAACATCCATAAACAGAAGCAAATACATGTTTCATGCTTTCTCTACtgtatgttttctttctttgttttgaccGGTTAATTGCATGATTTTGTGAATGAGCTCAACTTGCTTGTCTTGATAgttgacatatttttttcctGAATATTAGTTTTTCAGTTGACAATATCATCCCTGCTAGCTTATGGGGAATGAGATTGTGATAAATGCTGTTTCTTGCTAAAACTGGATATTCTGTCAGACTGATGCCAGTTTAAATGCTTACCTAATTTATTTCCTCTGGCTGTTGGCTCTTTGAGACATTGTTTGCCATCAAATGTGTGTTTGTTTAATGGTGATTCGTTTTAAGAACTTCCCTGGACTTCCTGCTTTCAGCTTTCATAAGTCAGAGATGGGATGATCTATGCTGTTTGAATATAAACTAGGTATATGGGGAATACATTGTAGTCTAGCTGGTGCTGGTTTATATTCTTACCTAATCTATTTTCCACCGATATAATCTTGGGTCTCTTTGACGCATTTTCTGCCATCaggtttttgattgttttaggtTCATGTTGCCTTCAAAGAACCCTTGTGCATTTCCTGCGTTGCTGTTCCGTACTTTATCGTGTTGCCTTCAAAGAACTCGTGCATTTCCTGTGTTGACATTTGCCCGTTTGGCATTGAGGTGCAACCTGCTTTTgggaaaaattcaaattttttttttttgctaaaattgagtgcggtttgtactttttagatcgttttgatgtgctgatatcaaaaataatttttaaaaaataaaaaaacattattggcatgcttttcggcacgaaaagctatttgaaaagcaaccgttaccacactcccaaacaccctcacTGCGTTTCATTTTGTCGGTGTCTCCTGTCGGTTTTCTGTTTGTTCTGATTTGTTCTTGCTTATTATCCATTGCAGCATATGCAGAGATCGTATTGAAGCTGCGACAAGTCACTCAAGAAATTTTCGAGGACAGGAATCCGAGTTAGTGCTTCAGTTTTTTGGCAGAAAACTTCTGATCTGTACAACCGTATCATAATGGTGCCGGAGCAACTCTTAAACTGTTTCTTGAGATGATTAGTACTCAATGTGAAATATGAACCCCCCGCCCCCCCTTTCAGGAAGAAAAGATTGTCATAAGTATTTAcaagaatataaaatatgatCTTAGGGGCGAACAAATTAACCGAATTATCTGGACCTAAAATTAACCAAACTGAATGGTTTTCTGGGTTTAATAGATCATTTCAGTcagaaaatttgataaaaaaaaaattgattcggATTTGGTTTCAAATATTAGAATCCAAAAAAATGACCAGAATCaaattgattcaaactaaaaaaaaaaccattatagaCTGAAGGCCTATTATACttaaagatttattaaattccgttgaaaataatttaattaaatgtctATTGTTTTAAAATGGATTTGTTTCGATGCATTGACTACGTTTTTCCGCAAATATATTCATGAGGCATCTGGATTTCAAGTCAGAAACAAATACACATCAATTTGTTCTTGCAAGTCCATCAAAAATCGACTCCGAGAAAGAGTTCAGTTGATTTCGAGTTACCAGCCCATCAAAAAGAACTCTCATGGTTCGATTAATGACTCGTGACATGGGTGACGTGTCCACCATTAACGAAAGTCGTGAAGCTCCTTCCTTGACCAATATCCTATTAATTttcaactagttttttttcaactagtttttattttatttgtttgtaacTGTGGTGAGGCGGCAGCAGCAGCTTCACGTTGCTAGCAAGTGCATAAAACATTTCCATCTTCTCGAGTTGCTAAGTTGCTAGCTCTTGGCCCTTGTTGAAAGCTAAGGAAGAGCTAGAATTGTTTATAGAACTCACTGGAGATCTGTTTTGTGAGATCTCAATTGCTTATAGAATGCTGCTTTCCAACCCGTGATCTTAGACCTAGATTGGAccaagtttcaaattaaaccagatgaaaattaactcaattagaCTTTATAAGTCAACCAGTAAACTTGATCAAAACCCggcttgaatttttattttattctttcaaaacAACTATTTTAAGTTGCTTAATTTATTACCCGAGCCTTATATTGAATCATGGACCAAGCCGGGTTTAATATCTTTGCTATAAACATCAGCCCAACGTAGAAGCTTATGAGTGATGCAGAAGCTTCTCTCGTATTCTTATTGCCTCAGTTTCTCACTAGAAGCCAAGCTTGGAAACTTAGTTTATGGAACAAGTGATTCCATCCATAGCTAATAGCAACAGTTAGATGGtctaaagagagagaaagctcTGAGGTATCACTTTAAAAAGTAGCCTCGGATTGCATAACTCTATTAGCAACGTAAATTGATGCAGGGCATGTAAAATTAAACGTGATAGAAAATTGGTACAGAGGAGGAAATGGACGGCTGATTATACTTAGCTCCTAAAGGAGAAACCATGTCCTCTGGGCTTGAATGGTAGATAGCAAGCAACAAAAGAGTACCTAAGTTATAGCAAGAGGAATGCCATTCTAGTCTGATTAAAAAGATTTTCTCTGGAGGCCTTCTTCGTCGTCGTATAGCTGCTTCCGGCTTTTCTCCGAGGAGTTTGTTCTCTTCGAGACTTGTAAACTCCTCAAAGTGTGTAATGTTGTTGAATTGTATCGATGTCTAGTCCCTTCAGCTTCACCACTGATTCCACATGCCCCTTGAGGGTGTTCAGCTCCCTCAGCCTGCGAAGAAACATTATTTATGAGTGCGCAAAAGGTCACAGCTTTTTAGCTCCCTGATTCTTTGTGGAACATGGCTTGCTTACCTTGCCATCTCAGCCCTACGCTTGGCTTGCTCTGCGATCTCGGAAAGCTCCCTGTAACTACTCTTGTCGGAAAAGATAGTGTTGGTCTGAGCGGGTTGGAGGCCATGGAGGGTCCTCTGAGCTGTGGCCCACTgagcttctctctcttctttcccGTAGTCTTTCTTTGTAGTAAAGGCAGTCTGTTACAAAGAAGGTAGCAAATGAGCAAAGAAAATGAGCCGAAAATCAGACTCGGACTCGGGATTTTGtttatgaaataatatatataccttGTTCTCCAAGAAATTATCCCAAGCCTTCCCACTCAAGATATAGCGGATTGCAAATTTGAGAAGATCAAGGGGCAGATATGTCACCAAGCTAAATAGCCAGATTACTCCAGCCCATCCCCAGCCGCACCCCTTGATGTGTGCAAAACCCCAGTTTGCGTAGACTGCTATCAATGTCGCAATCTGTCATCCATAGAGTGGCAATGTATTAGGTTTCACTAATAATCAAGAGCATGGTAGGGAGCGTTGTTTTAAGTAGCGATTGGCGGATAGGATGAATCCTTACCAGCTGAGCGACTACAAACGCACTGACAAGAAGAAGTCCAGGACGTTCAACGAAAGACCAGCTGCGGGATCGTGTGACGAAAATGAGGGCCTGGCTCACAATACTCACTTGCAAGTACAAGGCCGCCATCATTTCATATTTGCTATCTCTCAGTGATCTTACGCCAAACTTATCCTGTGTTAcgaaaatcatataaatatataaaatctgaaTAAAGGGAAACACAAACTGACAATGATATTGTATGGTATTCTTACTGAGAAGAAGTCTGTGTCTTTCATAATCCAGAAGAATAATACTGTCATTAGGGCCAGGTAACCTCCAAGCACAACACCAGTGCTAAATATCTCTTTAAGTTTCCAACTGTCTGGCAGTGGAGATGGCTTCACTCGATCCTTTGATATTGTCATGATTGTTCCTGGAGGTTTGATAATGCTAATTCAGTTCGTGGTAATTTGTGAAAAGAGAATGATGTAAATTTACGAGGAGGTTTGCTAGAGATCTCACCGTCATTTAGGATGGCAATGATCAAAACCATGAATGGAGCGAAGTCAAATTTCCATATCAGGGCAATAAACATGAAGCCAAACTGCcatggaaagaaaagagagaaggacATGATCAAAACAGATGTCTCGAGCAGATTAGTGATGGAAAGATACATTCATGGACATGTTGGTACTTACCACAATACGAATGGTAATTGAAACTGCATATATCTGCAAAAGAGAACGGTCAGACCAGAGTGAGTTAGACACTTGCAAATTCAACAACAGTGAACACAGCAATAAAACAAGCAGAAGATGTAACCAACAGTGTAGTTCTTCATCCTTTGGAATATAGCCCTGCTGGTCAGCACTGCACTTATAATAACACTAAGTCCTGGTTCAGTGAGGACAATGTCGGAAGCGCCTCTGGCAGCATCAGTAGCATCAGCAACAGCAATTCCAATATCTGCTTTCTTCAGGGCAGGGGCGTCATTAACACCATCTCCAGTCATTCCACATATGTGCTTCCTCTCCTGTAGCCTCTTAACAATTTCATATTTATGTTctgtaaaaatgaataaaaaggtgTTAAGTCAAGACTAGGAAACAtgataaaaagtaataaaaatttgaaagataatcatgtaagaaaataatggaTGTCAATAAAAATCATGCTCAAACAGTGAGGGGACAAGGGGGCTGAAGAAAGATCACAATCTTGTACATGCTGACAAAATTAATTGCGACGGTGACTTTTATCATTtggaaaaattaacaaaataaaaatatgcaaattACCATGATATGGAAAAGAAAACGAGTGCAAGTGcattttggaaaaagaaaaggaaaaaaaaaaaaagcatcagtGTTAGGCAGCTGACTTCACCTGGAAAAACTCCAGCAAATCCATCAGCCTTTTCAATCAACTCATCCACAGGGAGGGCTGCAATGGCAGCATCCTTATCTTGGCCGAGCAATGAAGAAGAGGGGTACATGTTTGTTCCCATTCCAAGCCTCCTGCCAGTTTCCTTAGCAATTGCGAGCTGATCCCCTGGACATTGAGGAAACAGCGAACAAAGCCTAAGCAATGGCATAAGAACAAATTTCAAAATGAGAATGAAACAAGACTTACCAGTAATCATCTTAACATTAACACCAAGGTGGAGAGCTCTTCTAATGGTTTCAGCACTGTCGTGCCTGGGAGGATCGAACAAGGGCAGCAAACCAGCAAGCTGCCATGGTGCCCCTGGAGCATCTTTTGATTTCTCAGGTACTTCCTGCATCCATTTCATTGAAGGAACGAAACAATAAGATCAGGCTTGTTTGAGTAGCATGGTGACAAGATGTAGATAAACACTAAACTGCAGACCTGTTTTGCAACAGCTAAAGATCGAAGTCCACGTTCAGCAAACTTGTCAATCACAGAATGAACCTTCCTCTTAACATCTTCCTTGCAATTGCATAGAGTTAAGATCTGCATAGAAGTACAAATAGGGAATGAGTTACTAGTTATTACTTTGAGTGCTGATCACCGAGTTGGTAAAGGTAAAAGCATCATACCTGCTCAGGGGCACCCTTGCTAGCCCGGTGCCAGTTTCCATTACTATCAATGTAAGTCAGAGCAGTCCTCTTGTCCACAGGGTTGAAAGGAAGGAAATGAACTTCTCTGATCCCAGCTCGTGCCTGCCAAACAATAATGAAAAGGACTATTACTTTAAGTTCTGATTTTTTGCGCAACCTCAGATTCAGAGATCTCGGAGAAAACTGCATTAAAGCAGATATACCTCCTTTGGGTCAGCAAGCATCCCAACAATTGCAGCATCAATGGCATCCTGATTTTCCGTCCTGGAAGCTCTCGCTGCAAGAAGCATAACATGCTCCTTCTCCACACCCTTTGCAAACACTTCAATCAAGCTCCTGTCAACAGAAAGCTTGTTCAGAGTGAGAGTCCCAGTCTTGTCACTGCAGAGAACATCCATTCCTGCCATTTCCTCGATGGCAGTCATTCTCTTGGTAATGGCACCCTGTTGAGAAAGTCTATGGGAACCAATAGCCATGGTGACAGATAAAACAGTTGGCATAGCAATAGGAATTCCTCCAATCAAGAGAACCAGCAAGTTGTCAATTCCATCTCTGTACTTGCGCTTTTGTATTGGGTACATGACTACAATCTCAATGATTATTCCAATAGCGATTGAGCAAATACAGAAATTACCAATGGCAGTAAGAACTTTCTGGAAATGTCCAACTTGATTGGTGCTGTCCACGAGATGGGCAGCCTTTCCGAAGAAGGTGTGCACACCGGTGGCAATCACAACTGCTTCAATTTCACCTTGTTTACATGTTGAGCCAGAAAACACTTCATCAGAGGGGTTCTTGGTGACAGGAAGTGACTCCCCTGTAAGGGCAGATTGATCAATCTTCAAAGGATCACCCTCAAGAAGACGGGCATCTGCAGGAACTATGTCTCCCAATTTAATGCTGATAATGTCTCCTGGAACCAAGATTGCAGCGTCTTGCTCGCTCCATCGGCCATCTCTCAGAACCTGAATTATTTTcagacataaaaatcaaataaaataactagTAGTAGGTAAAAGCTAAAGCATGCAAGCAGAGCCAGTGAAGTGCAGTTATCACCTTTGTTTTAGGAGCAAGACCAGCCATGAGGGCTGCCGCCGCATTACCAGCATTGTTTTCCTCGATGAAACTAATAGTGGAGTTAATAACCAGCAAGACAACGATCCCGACAAAGTCCTGCCAATCTGGAGGTCTTCCATCACCATTTGCCAAGACTATGGCCATCAACGCAGCAGCTTCCATGACCCATGACAACGGATTCCACATAAATCCCAGAAACTTGAGAATCTTGCTCTCCTGTTTTTAAACCATGAAAGCTCAAATTTAACACGAACTCCATAGAACTGAATCAGACTACTATCAATacatttttcttccattttttgaTTCACTAATGAATTGAAGATTACAAAAATTAACCTTTTTCTCTTCTAGTTTGTTTGGTCCAAAAACTTGAAGCCTGTTGGCTCCTTCGTCTGAAGTAAGACCTTCCCTTGAACATTTGAGCTGCTCAAACACT is a genomic window of Populus alba chromosome 18, ASM523922v2, whole genome shotgun sequence containing:
- the LOC118059404 gene encoding uncharacterized protein: MEVSDFEEETLKKRHKKNPFTPSMGEVNFMHEDDDNDRLETARARFSNVIKRHTALAERLSRDSDKMIFERLQKEFEAARASQTEEVYLDGEEWNDGLLATIRERVHMEVDRKAMLAETDMIPNHHVEEKITYRVGNKVICCLEGARIGIQYETTFAGDPCELYHLVLESKSFLEKMTVLEHTIPFFLPLREAENDLLSSNAMRFIDYIGELLQAYVDRKEQVRLIKELYGNQIGELYHSLPYHIIEFVLDDFTCKVIVSLRYADLVSVLPTRVRVIAWPIDQFKKSEVMGAHPSPSRLSYAEDALKSMSLPEAYAEIVLKLRQVTQEIFEDRNPS
- the LOC118059399 gene encoding plasma membrane ATPase 4; this translates as MSSKGGISLEEIKNESVDLERIPIEEVFEQLKCSREGLTSDEGANRLQVFGPNKLEEKKESKILKFLGFMWNPLSWVMEAAALMAIVLANGDGRPPDWQDFVGIVVLLVINSTISFIEENNAGNAAAALMAGLAPKTKVLRDGRWSEQDAAILVPGDIISIKLGDIVPADARLLEGDPLKIDQSALTGESLPVTKNPSDEVFSGSTCKQGEIEAVVIATGVHTFFGKAAHLVDSTNQVGHFQKVLTAIGNFCICSIAIGIIIEIVVMYPIQKRKYRDGIDNLLVLLIGGIPIAMPTVLSVTMAIGSHRLSQQGAITKRMTAIEEMAGMDVLCSDKTGTLTLNKLSVDRSLIEVFAKGVEKEHVMLLAARASRTENQDAIDAAIVGMLADPKEARAGIREVHFLPFNPVDKRTALTYIDSNGNWHRASKGAPEQILTLCNCKEDVKRKVHSVIDKFAERGLRSLAVAKQEVPEKSKDAPGAPWQLAGLLPLFDPPRHDSAETIRRALHLGVNVKMITGDQLAIAKETGRRLGMGTNMYPSSSLLGQDKDAAIAALPVDELIEKADGFAGVFPEHKYEIVKRLQERKHICGMTGDGVNDAPALKKADIGIAVADATDAARGASDIVLTEPGLSVIISAVLTSRAIFQRMKNYTIYAVSITIRIVFGFMFIALIWKFDFAPFMVLIIAILNDGTIMTISKDRVKPSPLPDSWKLKEIFSTGVVLGGYLALMTVLFFWIMKDTDFFSDKFGVRSLRDSKYEMMAALYLQVSIVSQALIFVTRSRSWSFVERPGLLLVSAFVVAQLIATLIAVYANWGFAHIKGCGWGWAGVIWLFSLVTYLPLDLLKFAIRYILSGKAWDNFLENKTAFTTKKDYGKEEREAQWATAQRTLHGLQPAQTNTIFSDKSSYRELSEIAEQAKRRAEMARLRELNTLKGHVESVVKLKGLDIDTIQQHYTL